The sequence below is a genomic window from Romeriopsis navalis LEGE 11480.
ATCACCGCCGACATATCCAAAATTGGTACAGCTAAAATCAAATACGGCAGCAACACCGCAACCGTCGTCACACTCTTCACTAAACCCGTTACACCGATCGCGGCCAAAGAAAAACCAATAAAATAAGCCCCGCCATCTCCCATGAAGATCTGAGCGGGGTTGAAATTATAACGGAGAAATCCTAAGCTGCCACCGGCCAAGGATGCCGCCAGTAGAGCCGCAGCGGGCTGCTTCATAAACAAACAAGTTACCAGCATCGAAACCGCAGCAATCCCCGAGACTCCGGCAGCCAGACCATCTAACCCATCAATCCAATTAATTGCATTGGCCATCCCGACCAACCAAATCACGGTAATGGGCAAACTCAACAGCTCTGGTAACCGAATGAGTCCCATTCCAGGAATGGTGAGGAAATCAATTTGGACGCCGCTATACCAGGCGAATGTCGCGACAACAATCTGCATCACCAAACGCGTCAAGGGCGGCAAATTAAGAATGTCATCGGCCAAGCCAATTCCAAAAAATGCTACCGCTCCACCAATCAGACCAACCATTTCCCAAGTTTTGTCCGGCGGTAATGCAGCAAATCCCCCCATCAGCCACAGCACCACGACTGAAAGCATAAATCCGATGAAGATTGCGACCCCACCCAGGCGAACCATCGGTTTTTGATGAACTTTACGCGCATCTGGCTGATCAACAAACCCACTCTTTAGCGCGGCCCGGTTGATTTTGGGTGTGAGCGTGAACACCGTCAGCGCCGCAATCGAAAAACCAATTAAAAGATACAAATAGGACAGCATTGTTGAGATATTCAGGGGTGGGCGGATTTGGCAGGTCCAAACTCTCTACTCAGGGAGAAAGCAGTGAATGATCTATCTAGTCGCTGTGGTAGATGTTATCTAGCAAAGAATCTTTACGCAAACATTTACTCGCTTTATTCTTTCAGACTTCGGCAATTATTTCCGCCAAGAACTAGAAAAAGTACTGCATTTTACTCTTTTCCTTTAGAACTGATGAAGCAAATTTACGGCACAGCACCATCGCATGATGACGGAAGTCAACAGCACACGGCGACCACAATCATCGAAGTTGCCACAAACATTAAGCGCAGTTGCGCCAAAAGTAAAGAACGAGTTCATTTTCAGAACTCGCCCGCAATAAAACAACCGTAGATTTTCTGATCGTGGTTTTACCAAACTCGCTTAATCGACTACACGGTCGCTGGTTGCTGCTCACGCAAATGGGGATACAAGGGGAAACGGCTGCATAATGTCTCGACCCGCTTGAGGCATTCCGCCGCAACGCCTGAATCTTCTGGATTCAACAGTCGATCGGCAATAATATTAGCAATTTCAGCGAATTCGACTGTGCCCATACCACGTGTTGTCATCGCCGCCGCCCCTAAGCGAATACCACTCGTGACAAATGGTGACTCGGGATCAAATGGCACCGTATTTTTATTCGCTGTGATGTTCACTTGGCTGACCAAGGCATCGGCAATCTTACCCGTCATCCCAATCGATCGCAGGTCAACCAGGATCAAATGGTTATCGGTACCACCTGAGACAATTTTGAATCCACGCTCGATAAATTGCTGCGCCATCGCTTGGGCATTGGCAATGACCTGCGCACTATAAGTCTTAAATTCCGGTCTTAACGCTTCACCAAAAGCGACGGCTTTACCCGCAATCACATGCTCCAAAGGACCACCTTGACTACCCGGGAACACACATTTATCGAACTTCTTACCCAATTCCGCGTCGCGGGTCATGATCAAACCACCACGGGGACCACGCAAAGTCTTATGGGTTGTCGTGGTCACCACATCACAGTGGGGAATCGGATTCGGGTGCAACCCAGTTGCGACCAAACCGGCGATATGCGCAATATCCGCCATTAAATACGCTCCAACCTCATCCGCGATCGCTCGGAATTTATCAAAGTGAATCGTCCGAGGGTAAGCCGAGTAACCACAAATAATAATCTTGGGCTTATGCTCCTTTGCCAACGCCATAATTGCGTCATAGTCGAGCGTTTCAGTTTCCTGGCTGACACCATACTGCACCACGTTGAACCACTTACCGGAGACATTGACCGGAGAGCCATGGGTCAAATGCCCACCATGGGACAAATCCATACCCATGATCGTGTCGCCCGGCTGCAATAGGGCCAAAAAGACAGCGAAGTTAGCTTGGGCCCCAGAATGGGGCTGAACGTTCGCATGCGCTGCACCAAAAAGTTGCTTAATCCGATCGATCGCAATCTGTTCAATTTCGTCAACGAACTCACAACCACCGTAGTAGCGCTTATTCGGCAGACCTTCCGCATATTTATTAGTCAATACCGAACCCTGAGCTGCCATGACAGCCGGGGATGTAAAATTTTCACTCGCGATCATTTCCAGGTGATCCTGCTGGCGCTGCAGCTCTTTACCGATCAGCTCAGCAACAGCGGCATCTTGTTCGATCAGAAAGTCCAAGTTCTTCTTAGTCACGGGAATGCTCAGGAAATTTAGGTATAACGAGGCAAAAACTTATCTGTAATTAATACTTAATCCGAACTTTATAGCAGCGACCCACTTCACAATCAAATGGCGTTAGCCAACCAATGCCGATGGGAGGGAATCAATATAGTTCTGAAGTTTTTGCATGGGTTAACGATCATAACGCTGTTTTGAAGCAATTGAGCGGGTTATTTTATGGAATTCTGATGTTTATTTTCGCGGCTTCGCCGACTGATACATGATCGCTGGCCAGACTTTCTACGGCAACCCGCTAACGTTCCATGCGCAAGCGCCGAAGATCAGGCAACCAACCGCTCCCACATCCACGCATCCCACTCAACCCCATGTAAAATCTGGTTGCAGTTGAGCCCCGAGACAAAATTCGCATCTTATAATTTAGAAATAGAGTCGAGCCCCCAAGATTAAAATCTGGCATCATCATCCCTGATTAGAATGGTGGGATTGAATTAGACAATTCCGTCACATATCAAAATGGGAAATGCCAGTAAGTTATGTCCAAGTTAGTCATGACTGGAGGGATGCGATATGTTGGTGATGCTCGCAGGCGATCAATTACTCTCGCCACAGAAGGTTTGTCCCGGGTGCTTACTAGCTGATCGCACAGGCAATCCTCGCTGGCAGAATGGGGTGCTTAAATGTGGCGGGAGAAGTGCATCATCAGATTCTCCAGAAAATCGCCAGTTTCAGTGTCCGATGGGGTTCCGACTGGTCGAGATCGAAAATTAGGTACAAGTTTATCGGGCAAATCTGTCCCCCTCTGCCAGCGAATCGATTATCCTGGCAGCAGTGATCGCGAATTGTCGCCATTGCGACTATTAAAGTTGAGTAAGAATTATGGCTTGGCGCGGAAGTAGCACAATAGTTGATCGGATTTGGGCCGCATTGCCTTATATTCTGCCGATCGCAAGTTCCAGTTTTTATGCCTTTGCATTTGTCAAACTCCTGCCAGCCACGGCGGTCGTGATGGCCCCGATTAGCCTGATCGGCATGGCTTATTACAGCGTGGTTGGCACACTTGGCATGTTCGGCGAGCTCTTAATTTTCTTTGGTTTATTTCTGTTCGTCGTCCGCAATCCCAAAATCTCCCATTTCATCCGCTATAACACCATGCAGGCGATGATGATTGGGATCATGATTACCTTGGTCAATGCCGTTTTCCAAGCGATTAATCTCTCTGCCCAGTTCGTATTCATGCAGCAAGCAACGGATCCTTTAGGGTTCGTTTTACTCTTCTTCTTTGCCGCTATATTCGTTTTTGCGGCAGCGTCTTACTGCTACTCACTTTATAGTGTTGCACAGGGCAAATACGCCGAAATCAAGTGGATTTCCGATGCAGCCTATGCCCAAACGCAAGGTTAATTAACCCGTTAAACCGTCAAATATATTGTCCTCGATCCTTGCTGTAGCTAGCTTTCACCCTGCTCCTCCTCAACATTCATCGGTGCTTGCAGGGGTTGTGGTCGCTGCTCAACAACATTTTCTAAAGTGCCAATTCCTTCAATCTCAACTTGCACACGATCACCAATTTGCATTGCCCCCACGCCTTCGGGTGTCCCGGTAAGAATCACATCACCGGGCCATAGCGTCATAATCTGACTCACGTAAGACACCAAAAAGTCCGGACTAAAAACCATATCGCTGATGCTACTCTCCTGTCGTGGTTCACCATTGAGATAGGTCTGTAAAGTCGCGCCCGGATTCACCTCACGCACCATCCAAGGTCCCAAGGGACAAAAACTATCAAACCCCTTAGCCCGAATCCACTGCCCATCTTGCTGCTGCAAATCACGGGCTGTGACATCATTGGCGATCGTATAGCCCCAAATCTTACTGTGGGCATGTTCCACTGTGCATTGCGACGCTTTATCCCCAATCACAATCGCCAATTCCCCCTCGTATTCCACCTGAGTTGATTGCGGTGGGTAGAGAATCGCCGCTTTATGTGGAATTACCGCCGTCGGAGGCTTCAGAAAGATTAAGGGTGCCTGTGGCAGGGGGGTGCCCATTTCAGCGGCATGCTTGGCGTAGTTTTTACCGATCGCAATAATCTTCGATGGAACACAAGGCGCTAAAAGTTCATAATCTTCTGGAGCTAAGATTTGCTCCGTCGGCAAACCATTCAACCAAGGCGGCGCGTCCAGGGTCTGCACCGTATGATCGATTTGAAATAAGCCATAAAAAATCTGTTGATCGAAGGTTTTCAACCGGACGTAGCGTTTTGCCATAGGAAATCATGTACAATCATAAATCTGTGAATTCTACACCCTTGCTATTCCATCTTTAGTACGGAGTAGCCGATTAGCCCATAAGGAGATTTTCCGTGAAAAACATTGTCTATGAAACAATGTACATCCTGCGACCTGATCTAAACGACGAGCAAGTCGATCAGGAAATCGAGAAGTACCAAGGTTTTATCAAAGAAAACTCAGGTGAACTATCCGAAACACAGCACCGTGGCAAACGTCGCCTTGCCTATGAGATCGATCGCTTTCGCGAAGGCATCTATATTCAGATGAACTACACCAACGGTGGCGCAGCGGTTGCCTCCATGGAAAGAGCAATGCGGTTGAGCGAGAATGTGATTCGCTACCTGACGGTAAAACAAGAAGTCCCGGAAGTAACTGAGGAATCCGATGCACCGGATCCAGCAGACGCTGTCTAAGCATCGTTTACCCGATATTTTTTATCCGTGGTTTCGAGTTTTGAAGCACAACTCAAGTCGCTAGTTCGCATGACCTGGAATGTCAATAACATCCCAGGTTTTTTATTGCACAATCTCTGGGCAAAACGCCCATATTACTTTCAGAACAGACATCAAGAGCCGATTTAATTCCATTCGCGTACCCATAGCCAACCAAAATCTGGTAAACTTTTGTAAAATACAATTGTATCTTTCTCATATTTTTGCAAGCCATGACTAATCCTGTCGGATTCGGTAAACCCAAGCAGCCCGCAAAGCCACCCGTCTCCGCCGGTGCCAAAAAACGCGCGGCAGCGGCCAACGAATACGACGAAATGAAATCCAGTGGGATGCCCGAGTATGACATTTATCTCCGGGTGACTGGACAAAAGCAGTGGATGCCTGTGGGCAAAATCGCCGTCAAACGCTCAACTCAAATTCATGACGCGATTTATTCCAACGAAGAAGCCTTACTGCAAGGTGCTTATCATCGGATGCCAGTCCTCAAGAAAAATCGGGCAAATCTGAGTTTTGAATATGGTTACCGGCTCAAGGGATTTAAAGATGAATCCATCGAGCTGGCCGTCCGGCCTGAGCGGAAGATTGGGAACGCCATCCAAAACGTCGTCGATAACGTCGGAGCGACTATCAGTGGTCTATTTCAGAAAAAATCGAAGTAGATCGCACCACCACAACAACCACCAGAAATACGGCCCATCGTCCAGCGCCGATCGACAGAACCGTCATAATCGCAAGATTCAGTACGGGTAAATGCCGTTAGCAGTTCCCAGAATACGGAAAATAGTGTTTACTAGGATCTCTTAGACGGCCCGAGATTTCTCCAACCAGCGAGGGAGTAGTTTTAAGCGAAGGGCTGAGCTGCGTTTAGAGATGTGATATATCTCTAGGCGGAATTTTCATTATCCCTTGAAAATTGCGTAAAGTACCTACGCGTTCCACCCTATACCCTGATTAAACTGTGTATACATAGTGGGTGCAGGGCTTCAGTCAAGTCATCTAGTTCTATCCGGGTTCCGTATACTTAGCAACTTAATCATTCGGGCAATCAGTAATGACTAATGCAGTAGAAGCAAGTGTGGTAAATAGTGTGGGTGATCGTCATCAAGTCGTAATTATTGGCGGTGGCTTTGGCGGTTTATATGCTGCTAAGAAACTAGGCGATGCGCCAGTGGATGTCACCTTAATTGATAAGCGAAATTTTCATTTATTTCAGCCGCTGCTTTATCAAGTAGCAACTGGTTCTCTCGCTCCGGCCGATATTTCTTCCCCATTGCGGGCAGTACTTAGCAAAAATAAAAATGTGCGCGTACTGATGGATGAGGCTAAGCATATTGATACGGCTAGTCAGAAAGTTATTTT
It includes:
- a CDS encoding fumarylacetoacetate hydrolase family protein — its product is MAKRYVRLKTFDQQIFYGLFQIDHTVQTLDAPPWLNGLPTEQILAPEDYELLAPCVPSKIIAIGKNYAKHAAEMGTPLPQAPLIFLKPPTAVIPHKAAILYPPQSTQVEYEGELAIVIGDKASQCTVEHAHSKIWGYTIANDVTARDLQQQDGQWIRAKGFDSFCPLGPWMVREVNPGATLQTYLNGEPRQESSISDMVFSPDFLVSYVSQIMTLWPGDVILTGTPEGVGAMQIGDRVQVEIEGIGTLENVVEQRPQPLQAPMNVEEEQGES
- the rpsF gene encoding 30S ribosomal protein S6, which produces MKNIVYETMYILRPDLNDEQVDQEIEKYQGFIKENSGELSETQHRGKRRLAYEIDRFREGIYIQMNYTNGGAAVASMERAMRLSENVIRYLTVKQEVPEVTEESDAPDPADAV
- a CDS encoding glycosyltransferase family 4 protein translates to MLSYLYLLIGFSIAALTVFTLTPKINRAALKSGFVDQPDARKVHQKPMVRLGGVAIFIGFMLSVVVLWLMGGFAALPPDKTWEMVGLIGGAVAFFGIGLADDILNLPPLTRLVMQIVVATFAWYSGVQIDFLTIPGMGLIRLPELLSLPITVIWLVGMANAINWIDGLDGLAAGVSGIAAVSMLVTCLFMKQPAAALLAASLAGGSLGFLRYNFNPAQIFMGDGGAYFIGFSLAAIGVTGLVKSVTTVAVLLPYLILAVPILDMSAVIFDRLSRGKSPFIADKSHLHHRLLEAGISHRRTVIFIYSLTLWVGSLAMAFSGVPSGMAYACAATGLLAFTGWKIWRIARQPGA
- a CDS encoding Tic20 family protein; the encoded protein is MAWRGSSTIVDRIWAALPYILPIASSSFYAFAFVKLLPATAVVMAPISLIGMAYYSVVGTLGMFGELLIFFGLFLFVVRNPKISHFIRYNTMQAMMIGIMITLVNAVFQAINLSAQFVFMQQATDPLGFVLLFFFAAIFVFAAASYCYSLYSVAQGKYAEIKWISDAAYAQTQG
- the glyA gene encoding serine hydroxymethyltransferase — protein: MTKKNLDFLIEQDAAVAELIGKELQRQQDHLEMIASENFTSPAVMAAQGSVLTNKYAEGLPNKRYYGGCEFVDEIEQIAIDRIKQLFGAAHANVQPHSGAQANFAVFLALLQPGDTIMGMDLSHGGHLTHGSPVNVSGKWFNVVQYGVSQETETLDYDAIMALAKEHKPKIIICGYSAYPRTIHFDKFRAIADEVGAYLMADIAHIAGLVATGLHPNPIPHCDVVTTTTHKTLRGPRGGLIMTRDAELGKKFDKCVFPGSQGGPLEHVIAGKAVAFGEALRPEFKTYSAQVIANAQAMAQQFIERGFKIVSGGTDNHLILVDLRSIGMTGKIADALVSQVNITANKNTVPFDPESPFVTSGIRLGAAAMTTRGMGTVEFAEIANIIADRLLNPEDSGVAAECLKRVETLCSRFPLYPHLREQQPATV
- a CDS encoding HHL1-like protein produces the protein MTNPVGFGKPKQPAKPPVSAGAKKRAAAANEYDEMKSSGMPEYDIYLRVTGQKQWMPVGKIAVKRSTQIHDAIYSNEEALLQGAYHRMPVLKKNRANLSFEYGYRLKGFKDESIELAVRPERKIGNAIQNVVDNVGATISGLFQKKSK